The sequence CGGAGCAAATAATGGACACAATCCTGCGACTGTTACTAGGGAACAAATAAAAAAAGTGCTAGGTGGAGAAGTTGTTCAAGTCAAGACAAATGGTGTAAATCCTTTCCTCTTTGGGCTGCCGTTGAAAACGGAAATGGGAACGAAAGCAATGTTTGTGGAGCAGCGCAGCACCTCTTCCTCCTCATTTCTCATCAAGTGGGTTTTGACCTTTTTGACCTATTCGTTAATAGCAGGAAGCCTATTGATTCTGGTGGCCGCCATGTTCCTAGTAAGGCCGATCAAGAAACTGACTAAAGCGACTAGGCGGATAGCAGGTGGAGATTTCAACGTCAAGCTAAATATTAAGCAACAGGGTGAGCTAGGTACTTTGGCTCGCAGCTTCGAAGAAATGATGCACGATCTACAGCAACTTGAGCAGATGCGTAGGGAGTTTGTCACGAACGTGTCGCATGAAGTTCAGTCGCCGCTCACCTCGATATCCGGTTATGCTATAGCACTCAAGCGAGTAGACATCGCAGATAACGAGCGAAGCCGTTATCTCGATATTATCATTGCAGAAGCTGAGCGAATATCCAAGCTGAGCGATAGCCTGCTAAAGCTGAGCTTGCTTGAATCGCAGTCACAGCAGATGCGGCTGGTTACGCTCAGACTTGATGAACAGATCAGACGCGTCATCGTCGCGATCCAGCCGCAATGGTCGGCTCGCAATATCCGTTTCGAGCTCAATTTGGGAGCAGTTAACCTAACGGCTGATCATGACCAACTAAATCAGGTATGGACCAATATACTCGGCAATAGCATCAAATTTTCCAAGGATGGCAGCATAATTAATGTCAGTATCCAACAAGATATCCAAAACGTAACGGTTCGAATATCCGATACTGGCATTGGTATTTCCCTTGAAGACCAGAAGCATATATTCGAGCGGTTTTTTAAGGCTGATCGTTCCCACAGTCGTAAGTATGATGGTAGTGGTATGGGACTCGCCATCGTTAAACAGATCGTATCATTGCATAAAGGAGATATTCGAGTGGAAAGCGAACCTGGCCAAGGAACGTCCGTTATTGTCACCTTGCCTATAACAACGCCAACAGATTAGTTAGACCGCATTCTCCATGTTACGCCTTATGTGTAAGCTTCCTTGCATGTGACGTCGTAGCATTTTTTTGCTTGTTCATACTCCGTTCATATTGCAGCCATAGGGAGTTCATCTTCATGCTATAAGCTTACCTTAACGCTTGTTAAGGTAGCTAGAGTAAGCCAAATGAGGACAGGAGTAGATAAGAGTGAAACAAAAAGAGGAAATGAAAATGAGGATGGGCAAAAGAATGAAAAAAACGCTTATCTTTATTCTTAAATCAATAGGAGTTATAACTATAGCATTAGCACTTTTTCTGGTAACTGTGTTTATAGTTAATATTGTCTGTAACAAATCGGAGCTAGGAAGAATAGAACCCTATGGCCAGTTAGTACCTGTAGATGGGAAGAACATGAACGTTACTATTCAAGGAAACGGTGCAGAAACAGTCGTGCTGCTGCCAGGTTATGGTACGGGATCTCCAGCTCTTGATTTTAAGCCGCTGGTGGAACAGCTTATTCCATATTACAAGGTAGTCGTGATTGAGCCTTTTGGTTATGGATTAAGTGACGTAACCAAGAAAGACAGAACCATCGATAATATTGTCAGTGAAACTCATGAGGTGTTACAAAAACTCCATATTAACCGTTATATCCTGATGGGCCATTCCATAGCCGGCATTTACGGACTGGAATATGTAAATAAATTCGAAAACGAAGTCACTGCATTTGTGGGGATCGATAGCAGTGTCCCAACGCAAGGTGGTATGGAAGGTGAATTCCCATCGGACACCTATAGACTTCTCAAAAAATCAGGCTTTGGCAGATTGATAATGAAACTAAATCCTGACCAGAGTATTAATCCTGAAGTGGACGATGCTACAAAAGAGCAGATTAGAATGATTTCTCTTAAAAACATGTTCAATTCCGACGTCATCAACGAGGGAGAACATATTGAAAATAACTTTAAAGCTGTCGAAAATTTAAAATTTCCTAAAAATCTTCCTCTTATTTTCTTTTTAGCAGCTAATAACAAGGATGTTGAAAGATGGGAAACGTTGCATAAAGAACAGATCAAAGATTCTGTGAATGGAAAAGTGATGTCTTTTGAAGGGGATCATTATCTACACCATACCCGTTCTAAAGAAATAGTAGATAACTTAAGGAGATTTATGGAAGAAATAAAATGAGTTGAGTATTGATTATGTTGGCTGTGAACAAGAACAAAATGGACCATTCTAAAAAGAATCATGAGTAAGAAACATTAGGAGAACAAGGAAATCGGTTGTTCTCCTAATGTTATAATAGTACTACTTCACAAAACCCGTATTTCTTTTAGTTTAACTTCAATGAATTTTTGCGCTATAAATATAATATTATTATATATTGTGACACAAGTTATTTTTTGATAATTATATAAATCCTATGCTCAACTTGTTATATATTAGATAAGCAAGGTTTGTTAAATTTTACAGTGCGATCTAAATAAGTGTAGGAATGGTGAAGAGATATGGCAATGTATGTTTTTAAGGATTCAGCAAGAAAAGTAAAGTTATTGGCGAAAGATGCTTTTAAAGAGGATAAAGGAGTTCGTTTTTATTGTCCCAATCCAACATGTGATGCCCATATGCATATTTGTAGTAGGAGTGGTAGTTCAACATTTTATTTTAGTGCACAAATTAAAGGACATGGACATATAGAAAATTGCCCTCATTATGCATCAAACAACTTTGATCCCATTAAGTACAACGAAACTGAGTTTGACTTTAATAAAGCGCTTCTAGCTTTAACCGAGAAAAGTAAGCCTCAAACCAAAAAATTAGATCCTGGTGAACATGAGCAAGGACCAGTTGTTCCAAAGCCACCTCGTACAATACGTCAAATATATGATATGTGTATAGCTTACGATTGTACTGATACATATAATGGAATTGTTATTGGTACAATGCTTCTTTATGACGGTAGCGCTTATATGTATTCAAATGCTGATGATGTGATTGGTTGGCGAGTCATTGAAGCAAAACGTGATAAGCCTAATTTTTATGATTCTGTCAAAAAGGAAATCTACTTGGTTGCTCCTATAGGGAGGCAGAAATATAAGTTTTTATTACGGTTTGATGATGAAGCTCAATACAAAGCGATGCAAAAAGAGATTTATGCAAATAAGGATAATAAAATAATTGTAGCAGGAGAATGGAATTTTTCTGAGAAACAAAATAAATTATCAACTACTGTTTTGAGCAAAAAGCAAACGAAAATTATCAAATAAATATACAACTTAGTTTTTAATACTATTTCAGTACGAGCGTTTGGAAGGAAAAGAGCATATGTGGAAGCATTCTTACTACCATATAGCTTTTTGTCTTATAAATCCGAACTAGCTATGTCTATCAGAACTGCAACAGTGCTATGCAACGAGTTGAAGATTCTACTGTATGGGATTTGGCGAATGTCAGATCGATTCATTAGGCGAATCCCCGTCACTCTACTTGGAAAAGGCGAGCTGAGGTAGCGTCCACTTCCAGTAGAAATGAACGAGGCGAAGACGCAGTAAGACATTGTCAAAAATATTTAAAGAATTCTTTTATTTTATTAAACCAAAACTTGAACATGATGAGCAGCTGTGAAGCTGCTTTTTAGTTTGGTATTCAGTTAATCTAGGATTTTAAATTGTTGACCAATAGAATTGAAAAGTTAGATGTTAATAATTCAATTTTGGATACAGCAATATCTTATTTGCTTAACAATGTAAGAATAGTCGTTAAAACAATATCGGTACATTTTCAATTTCGAAATATGGTAGCCATTACAGAGAAGATTGTAATCAATAAAAATTGTTAGCCTTCTAAATAATATAAAAAGAGGGTAGGAGAATAGGGGCTACTTAAATTTACCAAATATGATAAAATAGCCACAATATATGATGCTGTCGAATGAATAAGGTCACAGGAGATAGTTTAAAAAGCTAACGCGCAAAATTATATTGCTTAGAGGAAAAAGTGGAACTTGAGATACTGATATACACGTTAGGGGAATGAATATGGCAACCAATTTAGCAACCAATTTAGATTGCATAAAGGAAGAATACAAAAAACTCTTAAACTTAGCCAACCCAGACGCCATCGCAAAAAGACGTCGTGGATATGACTTCGAGCGCCTGTTGAATAAGATGTTTTCCTCCGAGCAACTAGAACCACGCACAGGTTACAGGCCAGCAGGCGAACAGATTGACGGTTCTATCTATCTTGATGGACGAATTTATATTTTAGAAGCTAAATGGCATGCAGAGCCCCTTCCTGCTTCGACCTTATATCAGTTCAAAGGCAAGGTCGAAGGCAAGTTGGCCGGTACAATTGGTATTTTCATCTCAATGTCGGGTTATGCAGAGGACGCAGTCGATGCACTCGTTCTTGGTAAAGCACTCAATATTATTTTATTTGACAAACGAGACTTGGACGCTGCGATCAGTCGCAATATTGGATTCACGAATATTCTCAAACTAAAGCTCCGTAAAGCCGCGGAAGAAGGGGCAATTTATTTTCCTTCTGAAGGTGAAATTGTTACCGCCGAAAAAGAGCCCTTCGTCGAAATTGATCACCTAAGGTTTGACTCGATAACAGGCAGAGTCTTAACGATGCAGTCAGTTGTTGCCACTTCAGCCGATCTGTTAATTGTGTGTGAAGGTGAAATTGATCGTGAAGTGATTGCAACACTTTCTGAGAGAATCCTAAATAATGGTGGTTCAAATCGGTCAATCAAAATTCTTGTTGCAATGGGGAAAATGACGATTCCTCGCGTGGCAAACGCACTCTGGAACACATTCTATACTGAATCCAAAATGCTTATAGTAGTCGATGGTGATGGTGACCCCGTCAGGACAAAAGAGATGTTGATGAGTGGTATCGAATTTGACGAATGGACTTCTTCTATTCCTAATCCTGCCATTGAATCTTGGCTTGAACTAGATGGTAGCGATATTAGGAAAAGTCGAATGAAAGAGCGTGCTGAGCAATACCGACAGAGTGCTAGTGAGCTTGACATTATGGAACTTAAAAAGCGAGATGAGGAGTTCGAACGGTTTTATAATGCAATTCTTGGAATTTAAAATTTTCAAGGGATAATAGAGCAATTAAAGGTTTTAGAGGGAATTAATACGTGCCAAAAGAAACGACTAACTTTTGAAATAATATTGATTCCTCCATAGAGGGTCTGAATTAATTATTATATTGAGGTGATTAGGTTATTATGTTTGAAATTGATGAAATGAAATTAGATTTTCTTAATCAATTTACTAAGTCATATCCAGAAGTTGATGTTTTGTTATGTGAAATATCTAAAGGCATATACAGCACCAAAGCTCATACTGTCTCACTACCGAAAGAAATAGATAATAATGAAGTATTTATTGCAATTCAAGAAAACATCCTTATTCAAACTTCAGATGGTTTGTCATTTATAGATAACCAGCACTTTTTGTATTTTTTAGCAAAAGTATTAATCAGTTTACGCTTTGAGGAATTATGGTCCAAAAAAGAAGCGTTTTGGAATGAGATCGAATCATTACATAGAGAATATGTCTGGTTCGCCGAACTAAAGGGCATTGAAGTAATGCTTTTGATTCTATTTGATAGACAATATGGGATAAACATATTAGGTTCAATTATCCCAATTATCGAATCGGGTAAATCAGAAAAAAACCACTGGGAACTCTTGATGTTGACTGCGGAAGTGTTACCCTACCTTCATCTAGATTCTAAATTAATCATAGAATTTTTAGAAGGACTGCCTAATACCCAAATCCCTTTCGCAAATGTTTTAGTTAAAGGTGTAGAACTGCTTTCCAAAAAACGTCCAGAGGTTGGCCATGAGATATGGGGAATTTGGACTTCAAAACCTACTTTTGAAGGAATTTGGCTTCTTAAAGCAGTTGCCATTGGTCTTGCACAAAAAGAAAGCATTCGAAGCGTATATCCTGCAGTAATGGATCTTTTAAGATCAGATCAGGAAGAACTACTCAATGTTGGCATATGTATTTGTGGACTCTTTTCTTATGAAGATACTACGCAAGATTTGTTAAATAACACTTTAGAAATATTTGATTCGTTACTGCAAAATGAATATCGTATTGAGTTACGACAAGTATTAGCCGAAGCTTATGGACGCCTAGTGACTAAGTCCAAGATTGCACAAACGGCCGTGAAAACATTGTCAACAGAGCCAATACCAGAGATTCAAGCGCAGATAGCTCACATTCTCTTTATTAATACTGATCAATACATACAAGAAGATTGGTTTCAGGAAGCATTGTTGAATTTGTCTAATGTAAAAGCAGTTCACAAAGGGATTATCGATAACTTAGACTACGTTTTAAATCAGCTTTGCTTAATTC comes from Paenibacillus sp. 19GGS1-52 and encodes:
- a CDS encoding restriction endonuclease; the encoded protein is MATNLATNLDCIKEEYKKLLNLANPDAIAKRRRGYDFERLLNKMFSSEQLEPRTGYRPAGEQIDGSIYLDGRIYILEAKWHAEPLPASTLYQFKGKVEGKLAGTIGIFISMSGYAEDAVDALVLGKALNIILFDKRDLDAAISRNIGFTNILKLKLRKAAEEGAIYFPSEGEIVTAEKEPFVEIDHLRFDSITGRVLTMQSVVATSADLLIVCEGEIDREVIATLSERILNNGGSNRSIKILVAMGKMTIPRVANALWNTFYTESKMLIVVDGDGDPVRTKEMLMSGIEFDEWTSSIPNPAIESWLELDGSDIRKSRMKERAEQYRQSASELDIMELKKRDEEFERFYNAILGI
- a CDS encoding HAMP domain-containing sensor histidine kinase, producing MIRSLYTRVVLTFLISVIGGTIIAFFVASWLFKDKLNENLQSTLLDFGQDIVRIYDTLPLREADSYISEMKQLHSYYIRIYEETGQITSYGANNGHNPATVTREQIKKVLGGEVVQVKTNGVNPFLFGLPLKTEMGTKAMFVEQRSTSSSSFLIKWVLTFLTYSLIAGSLLILVAAMFLVRPIKKLTKATRRIAGGDFNVKLNIKQQGELGTLARSFEEMMHDLQQLEQMRREFVTNVSHEVQSPLTSISGYAIALKRVDIADNERSRYLDIIIAEAERISKLSDSLLKLSLLESQSQQMRLVTLRLDEQIRRVIVAIQPQWSARNIRFELNLGAVNLTADHDQLNQVWTNILGNSIKFSKDGSIINVSIQQDIQNVTVRISDTGIGISLEDQKHIFERFFKADRSHSRKYDGSGMGLAIVKQIVSLHKGDIRVESEPGQGTSVIVTLPITTPTD
- a CDS encoding alpha/beta hydrolase, which translates into the protein MKQKEEMKMRMGKRMKKTLIFILKSIGVITIALALFLVTVFIVNIVCNKSELGRIEPYGQLVPVDGKNMNVTIQGNGAETVVLLPGYGTGSPALDFKPLVEQLIPYYKVVVIEPFGYGLSDVTKKDRTIDNIVSETHEVLQKLHINRYILMGHSIAGIYGLEYVNKFENEVTAFVGIDSSVPTQGGMEGEFPSDTYRLLKKSGFGRLIMKLNPDQSINPEVDDATKEQIRMISLKNMFNSDVINEGEHIENNFKAVENLKFPKNLPLIFFLAANNKDVERWETLHKEQIKDSVNGKVMSFEGDHYLHHTRSKEIVDNLRRFMEEIK